Part of the Pseudomonadota bacterium genome is shown below.
ACACGTCGCCGAGCGGGGCTTCGCGTGTGGTTCGGCCGTCGCGCAGATCGACGATGCGGAATCGCCCATCGCCCGCCACGAGTACGTGGTTGCCGTCGGGCAGGAAGGTGGCGTCGTCGATGGGGCCCACATGCCAGGCGAAGGTCTCGCGAACGTCGGGCAGGGCCCAGCCGCGCAGGTGCTCCGCGGTGCGCGCCACTGCAAGCGAGAGGCGGGGCGAGTACAGCACGTCGGCCACCGCGTCAGGGTTTGCGCCCTGGCCGAGGCGGCGGGGGGCGACGTCGACGCTCCAGAGCGTGAGGCCGCCATCGGGGTGACCCGCGGCAAGCAGATGGCCCCGCGGAGAGAAGCGCACCACGCACGGGGGAGACGGCGACTGGGAGAGGACGCTGGGTGGGGAAGGCACGGGCGAGGATTCGCCCGTGGGGGTGGGGGTCCTTCCCAATCGCCGAGGTCGACGCGATCAGTACCCCTTGGGGTTCGGACCGTACTGGTTGACGCCTGGCTCGCTGTCTCTGACCATGAGCAGCAGGAACCACAGCGAACCGATGAGGGGCACCAGGTTTACCAGCAGGTACCAGCCGCTCTTGCCGACGTCGTGCAGGCGACGTATGGCCACCGCGAAGCCGGGCAGGATCAGCAATAAAGCCAGCAGGCCAGGGAGTCCTGCGAGCGCATTGATGTGGGTCGCGGACGCGGCGAACGCGCAGACCGCCGACACAGCAAACATGACCAGCGCCTGGAACAGCACGAACATCCAGTACTCTCGACGTCGCGAGCGTCCGCCGAAGTTGGTCGCATTCGCCAGCGCCAACATGAACTCGCCCATTTGCGTATCCTCTACTTTCTATGTCTACAATCTGAATGTGATTCAAGATCGGAACGGTACTTCCTGCGGGCACGCGCTGACCAGGCCTGATTCGACAGGGCAGGGGAGAGGGGGGGGCGAAA
Proteins encoded:
- a CDS encoding DUF805 domain-containing protein, encoding MGEFMLALANATNFGGRSRRREYWMFVLFQALVMFAVSAVCAFAASATHINALAGLPGLLALLLILPGFAVAIRRLHDVGKSGWYLLVNLVPLIGSLWFLLLMVRDSEPGVNQYGPNPKGY